In Saccharothrix syringae, the following are encoded in one genomic region:
- a CDS encoding ABC transporter ATP-binding protein, with protein MRLDRIGKRYGRGPWVLRDLSLDVPRGEVVVLRGGNGSGKSTLLRVAAGVTAPTTGRVTRGASVGYAPERFPTGVRLSARDYLRRLAAVRGVPARWDLVEALNFAGDPDAPMATLSKGNAQKVALVQALQATDLLVLDEPWAGLDAATGAVLGELVTSAGAAVLLTDHHGHELPGAREVHLGEARGGVVVIELDRVGEAFSLIEALEGVSSVRSVGSGARVEVRVGHSDGVLVEALRLGCSVRSVRS; from the coding sequence GTGCGTCTTGATCGAATCGGCAAGCGCTACGGGCGCGGCCCCTGGGTGCTGCGCGACCTCTCGCTGGACGTCCCGCGCGGCGAGGTGGTGGTGCTGCGGGGCGGCAACGGATCGGGCAAGTCCACCCTCCTGCGCGTCGCCGCGGGCGTCACCGCGCCCACCACCGGCCGCGTCACCCGCGGCGCGTCGGTCGGGTACGCGCCCGAGCGGTTCCCGACCGGGGTCCGGCTGTCCGCCCGCGACTACCTGCGCCGGCTGGCCGCGGTGCGGGGCGTGCCGGCGCGGTGGGACCTGGTCGAGGCGCTGAACTTCGCGGGCGACCCGGACGCGCCGATGGCCACCCTGTCCAAGGGCAACGCGCAGAAGGTCGCGCTGGTCCAGGCGCTCCAGGCGACCGACCTGCTGGTGCTCGACGAGCCGTGGGCCGGGCTGGACGCGGCGACCGGCGCCGTGCTGGGCGAGCTGGTGACCTCGGCCGGGGCGGCCGTGCTGCTCACCGACCACCACGGGCACGAGCTGCCGGGGGCGCGGGAGGTGCACCTGGGCGAGGCGCGCGGTGGGGTCGTGGTGATCGAGCTGGACCGGGTGGGGGAGGCGTTTTCGCTGATCGAGGCGTTGGAGGGGGTCAGCTCGGTGCGGTCGGTCGGTAGCGGGGCGCGGGTCGAGGTGCGGGTCGGGCACAGCGACGGGGTGCTGGTCGAGGCGCTGCGGCTGGGGTGCTCGGTGCGGAGCGTGCGGTCGTGA
- a CDS encoding aconitate hydratase has translation MEFHVTAPASKDSFGARGTLTVGDASYEVYRLSAVEGAERLPYSLKILLENLLRTEDGANITADHVRALGGWDPSAEPNTEIQFTPARVVMQDFTGVPCVVDLATMREAVTQLGGDPAKVNPLAPAELVIDHSVIADVFGRPDAFELNVDLEYERNKERYQFLRWGQTAFDEFKVVPPGTGIVHQVNIEHLARVVMVRNGQAYPDTLVGTDSHTTMVNGIGVLGWGVGGIEAEAAMLGQPVSMLIPRVVGFKLHGELPAGATATDLVLTITEMLRKHGVVGKFVEFYGSGVGAVPLANRATIGNMSPEFGSTCAIFPIDGETIDYLKLTGRSAEQLALVEAYAKEQGLWHDPAAEPVYSEHLELDLSTVVPSIAGPKRPQDRIELASAKEAFRQALGSYVTNTEDGTKSNVDEAVEETFPASDPIAVADGDAGGAPRVFHSAAEGSEGRPSNPVKVSVDGAEFELDHGAVAIAAITSCTNTSNPSVMIGAALLAKKAVERGLERKPWVKTTLAPGSKVVMDYYERAGLLPYLEKLGFHLVGYGCTTCIGNSGPLHEDISAGVNQGDLAVVSVLSGNRNFEGRINPDVKMNYLASPPLVVAYALAGTMDKDITTEPLGTDGDGNPVYLSDIWPSPQEIADVVASSISAEGFTKGYADVFAGDQRWQSLPTPTGNTFEWDAESTYVRKPPYFEGMQMEPAPVTDIDGARVLALLGDSVTTDHISPAGAIKADSPAGRYLTEHGVERKDFNSYGSRRGNHEVMIRGTFANIRLRNLLLDDVQGGFTRNFLAGGEQTTIYDASVAYAEAGVPLVVLAGKEYGSGSSRDWAAKGTSLLGVRVVIAESFERIHRSNLIGMGVLPLQFPAGENAASLGLDGTETYGFTGVTKLNEGETPRTVHVVATKEDGSKVEFDAVVRIDTPGEADYYRNGGIMQYVLRKMVRS, from the coding sequence ATGGAGTTTCACGTGACTGCACCAGCGAGCAAGGACAGCTTCGGCGCCCGCGGCACGCTCACCGTCGGCGACGCCTCGTACGAGGTGTACCGGCTGAGCGCGGTCGAGGGCGCCGAGCGCCTGCCGTACAGCTTGAAGATCCTGCTGGAGAACCTGCTGCGGACCGAGGACGGCGCGAACATCACCGCCGACCACGTGCGCGCGCTGGGCGGCTGGGATCCGTCGGCCGAGCCGAACACCGAGATCCAGTTCACCCCCGCCCGCGTGGTGATGCAGGACTTCACCGGCGTGCCCTGCGTGGTCGACCTGGCCACCATGCGGGAGGCCGTCACCCAGCTCGGCGGCGACCCGGCGAAGGTCAACCCGCTGGCGCCCGCCGAGCTGGTCATCGACCACTCGGTGATCGCCGACGTGTTCGGCCGGCCGGACGCGTTCGAGCTGAACGTGGACCTGGAGTACGAGCGCAACAAGGAGCGCTACCAGTTCCTGCGCTGGGGCCAGACCGCGTTCGACGAGTTCAAGGTCGTGCCGCCCGGCACCGGCATCGTCCACCAGGTGAACATCGAGCACCTGGCGCGCGTGGTCATGGTGCGCAACGGGCAGGCGTACCCCGACACCCTGGTCGGCACCGACTCCCACACCACGATGGTCAACGGCATCGGCGTGCTCGGCTGGGGCGTCGGCGGCATCGAGGCCGAGGCCGCGATGCTCGGCCAGCCGGTGTCGATGCTGATCCCGCGCGTGGTCGGCTTCAAGCTGCACGGCGAGCTGCCCGCCGGCGCGACCGCCACCGACCTCGTGCTGACCATCACCGAGATGCTGCGCAAGCACGGCGTGGTCGGCAAGTTCGTCGAGTTCTACGGCTCGGGCGTGGGCGCGGTGCCGCTGGCCAACCGCGCCACCATCGGCAACATGAGCCCCGAGTTCGGCTCCACCTGCGCGATCTTCCCGATCGACGGCGAGACCATCGACTACCTGAAGCTGACCGGCCGCTCGGCCGAGCAGCTCGCGCTGGTCGAGGCTTACGCCAAGGAGCAGGGCCTGTGGCACGACCCGGCGGCCGAGCCGGTCTACTCCGAGCACCTGGAGCTGGACCTGTCGACCGTCGTGCCGTCGATCGCCGGCCCGAAGCGCCCGCAGGACCGCATCGAGCTGGCCAGCGCCAAGGAGGCGTTCCGCCAGGCGCTGGGCTCCTACGTCACGAACACCGAGGACGGCACCAAGTCCAACGTGGACGAGGCCGTGGAGGAGACGTTCCCGGCCAGCGACCCGATCGCGGTGGCCGACGGCGACGCGGGCGGCGCGCCGCGGGTGTTCCACTCGGCCGCCGAGGGCAGCGAGGGCCGCCCGTCCAACCCGGTCAAGGTGTCCGTGGACGGCGCCGAGTTCGAGCTGGACCACGGCGCGGTCGCGATCGCCGCGATCACCTCGTGCACCAACACGTCCAACCCGTCGGTGATGATCGGCGCGGCGCTGCTGGCCAAGAAGGCCGTGGAGCGGGGCCTGGAGCGCAAGCCGTGGGTGAAGACCACCCTGGCGCCGGGCTCCAAGGTGGTCATGGACTACTACGAGCGCGCGGGCCTGCTGCCGTACCTGGAGAAGCTGGGCTTCCACCTGGTCGGCTACGGCTGCACCACCTGCATCGGCAACTCCGGCCCGCTGCACGAGGACATCTCCGCGGGCGTCAACCAGGGCGACCTGGCCGTGGTGTCGGTGCTGTCGGGCAACCGGAACTTCGAGGGCCGGATCAACCCCGACGTCAAGATGAACTACCTGGCGTCCCCGCCGCTGGTGGTGGCCTACGCGCTGGCCGGCACGATGGACAAGGACATCACCACCGAGCCGCTGGGCACCGACGGTGACGGCAACCCGGTGTACCTGTCGGACATCTGGCCGTCGCCGCAGGAGATCGCCGACGTGGTCGCCTCCTCCATCTCGGCGGAGGGCTTCACCAAGGGCTACGCGGACGTGTTCGCGGGCGACCAGCGCTGGCAGTCGCTGCCCACGCCGACCGGCAACACGTTCGAGTGGGACGCCGAGTCCACCTACGTGCGCAAGCCCCCGTACTTCGAGGGCATGCAGATGGAGCCGGCCCCGGTGACCGACATCGACGGTGCGCGCGTGCTCGCGCTGCTCGGCGACTCGGTGACCACCGACCACATCTCCCCGGCCGGTGCCATCAAGGCCGACTCGCCCGCGGGCAGGTACCTCACCGAGCACGGCGTGGAGCGCAAGGACTTCAACTCGTACGGGTCGCGGCGCGGCAACCACGAGGTGATGATCCGGGGCACGTTCGCCAACATCCGCCTGCGGAACCTGCTGCTGGACGACGTCCAGGGCGGCTTCACCCGCAACTTCCTGGCGGGCGGCGAGCAGACCACGATCTACGACGCGTCGGTCGCCTACGCCGAGGCGGGCGTCCCGCTGGTCGTGCTGGCGGGCAAGGAGTACGGCTCCGGCTCGTCCCGCGACTGGGCCGCGAAGGGCACGTCGCTGCTCGGCGTGCGCGTCGTGATCGCCGAGTCGTTCGAGCGCATCCACCGCTCCAACCTCATCGGCATGGGCGTCCTGCCGCTGCAGTTCCCGGCGGGCGAGAACGCCGCGTCCCTCGGCCTGGACGGCACGGAGACCTACGGGTTCACCGGCGTCACCAAGCTCAACGAGGGCGAGACGCCCCGCACGGTGCACGTGGTCGCCACCAAGGAGGACGGGTCGAAGGTCGAGTTCGACGCGGTGGTCCGCATCGACACGCCCGGCGAGGCCGACTACTACCGCAACGGCGGCATCATGCAGTACGTGCTGCGCAAGATGGTGCGCAGCTGA
- a CDS encoding ATP-binding protein, which yields MVQAGSIHQVSVGASSGWVPSVVPRQLPLAVPDFTGRAEQLAFLDALLDRPRDTGTVVISAVDGAGGVGKTALAVHWARRVEHRFPDGTLFVNLRGYGPGEALSPSEVLEAFLGALGVPPDVIPAGVEAQSALYRSVLTGRRVLVVLDNANATTQVRPLLPGSPGCLVVVTSRASLTGLVVGVSARRLPLDLLTPGEAVDLLRGLLGPERVAADPGAAEELVRLCARLPLALRIAAARVSDPRSSIAGLVADLADGRDRLDLLSVPDDHELTLRAVFDGSYHRLLPEQARLFRLFGLHPGADLGIHAAAALADVDLRTVRRLLEALVDAHLVEEVGRDRYRCHDLLRSYAADRAESDGEVRRQAGTRLIEWYAHHALKAAAERNAATIADHRDQIPPLGSSGIHFTGLEDAAAWWDAELPNLVPVVRWAATDFDLPVLARLIALGSWYQFYLRGQWTEALDVNEWALTAARRARDEAMEADVLNSLADMYSVLPDQRWEDAERMAERAARLARRSDDRRAAAFALNTLALVNMARHRYQEAVDLLLRARPLSAGLQRGRFAGVIEGNLSRAYTGMGDYESAIRHADHEDALRRSAGDHGGILTVPVHLVMALQGQGRHDDVIRLCEKVLDGDEFDERHGGPADIARFFDLFGLSLREVGDVAGAERCWRRALVGYEAFNLRRAAEVRARLAELSP from the coding sequence GTGGTGCAGGCCGGATCGATCCATCAGGTCTCGGTGGGTGCGTCGAGTGGTTGGGTGCCGTCGGTGGTGCCGCGCCAGTTGCCGTTGGCCGTGCCGGACTTCACCGGGCGAGCCGAGCAGTTGGCGTTCCTGGACGCGCTGCTCGACCGGCCCCGCGACACCGGGACGGTGGTGATCTCCGCGGTGGACGGCGCGGGCGGGGTCGGCAAGACGGCCTTGGCCGTGCACTGGGCGCGGCGGGTGGAGCACCGCTTCCCGGACGGGACGCTGTTCGTGAACCTGCGGGGGTACGGGCCCGGTGAGGCTCTTTCACCGAGCGAGGTGCTGGAGGCGTTCCTCGGGGCGCTGGGTGTTCCGCCCGACGTGATCCCGGCCGGGGTGGAGGCGCAGTCGGCGCTGTACCGGTCGGTGCTGACCGGTCGGCGCGTGCTGGTCGTGCTGGACAACGCCAACGCCACCACGCAAGTCCGGCCGTTGCTGCCGGGGAGCCCGGGGTGCCTGGTCGTGGTGACCAGTCGCGCCTCGCTGACCGGGTTGGTGGTGGGGGTTTCGGCGCGGCGGCTGCCGCTGGACCTGTTGACGCCCGGTGAAGCGGTGGACCTGCTCAGAGGTCTGCTCGGGCCCGAACGCGTGGCGGCCGACCCCGGAGCGGCCGAGGAGTTGGTGCGGTTGTGCGCGCGGTTGCCGCTGGCCCTGCGCATCGCCGCTGCCCGGGTGAGCGACCCGCGCTCGTCGATCGCGGGCTTGGTCGCCGACCTCGCGGACGGCCGTGATCGCCTCGACCTGCTCAGCGTGCCGGACGATCACGAGTTGACGCTGCGCGCGGTGTTCGACGGGTCCTACCACCGACTGCTGCCCGAGCAAGCCCGCCTGTTCCGGCTGTTCGGCCTTCATCCTGGTGCAGACCTGGGAATACACGCGGCAGCGGCCCTCGCCGACGTGGACCTCCGCACCGTGCGCCGACTGCTGGAAGCGCTCGTTGACGCACACCTCGTGGAGGAAGTCGGCCGGGACCGCTATCGATGTCACGATCTGCTGCGGTCGTACGCCGCCGATCGCGCCGAGAGCGACGGTGAAGTCCGTCGACAGGCCGGGACGAGGCTGATCGAGTGGTACGCCCACCACGCGCTCAAAGCCGCTGCCGAGAGAAATGCCGCGACGATCGCGGATCACCGCGACCAGATCCCGCCCCTCGGCTCATCGGGAATCCACTTCACCGGGCTGGAGGACGCGGCCGCGTGGTGGGATGCGGAGTTGCCGAACCTGGTTCCAGTCGTCCGCTGGGCGGCGACCGACTTCGACTTGCCGGTGCTCGCCAGGCTGATCGCCCTGGGTTCCTGGTACCAGTTCTACCTGCGCGGTCAGTGGACCGAAGCCCTGGACGTCAACGAGTGGGCGCTGACCGCCGCGAGGCGCGCGAGAGACGAAGCCATGGAGGCGGACGTGCTCAACAGCCTGGCCGACATGTACTCCGTACTGCCCGACCAGCGTTGGGAGGACGCCGAGAGAATGGCAGAACGAGCGGCCCGACTGGCTCGCCGTTCGGACGACCGGAGAGCAGCGGCCTTTGCGCTCAACACGCTTGCGCTGGTGAACATGGCGCGGCACCGCTATCAGGAAGCCGTGGATCTGTTGTTGCGGGCCCGACCGCTCAGTGCCGGGCTGCAGCGCGGCAGGTTCGCAGGTGTGATCGAAGGCAATCTGAGCCGCGCCTACACCGGGATGGGGGATTACGAGTCGGCCATCCGCCACGCGGATCACGAAGATGCCCTCCGCCGATCAGCCGGCGACCACGGAGGCATTTTGACCGTTCCCGTGCACCTGGTGATGGCCTTGCAGGGACAGGGCAGGCACGACGACGTCATCCGGCTCTGCGAAAAGGTGCTCGACGGGGACGAGTTCGACGAAAGGCACGGCGGGCCGGCCGACATCGCCAGGTTCTTCGACCTCTTCGGCCTCTCCTTGCGCGAAGTCGGCGACGTCGCCGGCGCCGAGCGGTGTTGGCGGCGAGCACTGGTGGGTTACGAAGCCTTCAACCTCCGCAGAGCCGCCGAGGTGCGCGCTCGCCTGGCGGAGCTATCCCCCTGA
- a CDS encoding pectate lyase family protein, translating into MRRTPAFALAATLIGGVTAAVTAPVAAAPVAAAADSPVGFASVNALGQNGTTGGAGGPEVTVTNADDFIANIKAAGPRVVRVQGLITLPAGMYDVSSDKTITGVGASSGITGGGLNVGLPVSGATTPPADAVHNVIIRNMVFRNASDDSINVQMFSHHVWIDHNDLASGYDGLIDIKRGSSYVTVSWNHTHHHTKNMLLGHDDKNGAQDTGYLKVTYHHNWFDKTPQRNPRVRFGNPVHVFNNYYFDNSDTGVACQARSGCWVEGNYFEDVEEPMTNSYSGPRGNIVERNNVYVGESGSPDIGGSSGVEDPARYYQYTVDGPGDVKTLVTRGAGTGRI; encoded by the coding sequence GTGAGGAGAACACCTGCGTTCGCGCTCGCCGCGACGCTCATCGGCGGGGTCACCGCCGCGGTCACCGCGCCCGTCGCGGCCGCGCCCGTCGCGGCCGCGGCCGACTCGCCCGTCGGCTTCGCCTCGGTCAACGCCCTCGGCCAGAACGGCACCACCGGCGGCGCGGGCGGCCCCGAGGTCACCGTCACCAACGCCGACGACTTCATCGCCAACATCAAGGCCGCCGGCCCGCGCGTGGTCCGCGTCCAGGGCCTGATCACGCTGCCCGCCGGCATGTACGACGTGTCGTCCGACAAGACGATCACCGGCGTGGGCGCGTCCTCGGGCATCACCGGCGGCGGCCTGAACGTCGGCCTGCCGGTCAGCGGCGCCACCACGCCGCCGGCGGACGCCGTGCACAACGTGATCATCCGCAACATGGTGTTCCGCAACGCCAGCGACGACTCGATCAACGTGCAGATGTTCAGCCACCACGTCTGGATCGACCACAACGACCTGGCCTCCGGCTACGACGGCCTGATCGACATCAAGCGCGGGTCGAGCTACGTCACCGTGTCGTGGAACCACACCCACCACCACACCAAGAACATGCTCCTCGGGCACGACGACAAGAACGGCGCCCAGGACACCGGGTACCTGAAGGTCACCTACCACCACAACTGGTTCGACAAGACGCCGCAGCGCAACCCGCGCGTGCGGTTCGGCAACCCGGTGCACGTGTTCAACAACTACTACTTCGACAACAGCGACACGGGCGTGGCGTGCCAGGCCCGGTCCGGGTGCTGGGTCGAGGGCAACTACTTCGAGGACGTCGAGGAGCCCATGACCAACAGCTACTCGGGGCCCAGGGGGAACATCGTCGAGCGGAACAACGTGTACGTGGGCGAGTCCGGTTCGCCCGACATCGGCGGGTCCAGCGGGGTCGAGGACCCGGCGCGGTACTACCAGTACACAGTGGACGGTCCGGGCGACGTGAAAACCCTGGTGACACGAGGAGCCGGTACGGGCAGGATTTGA
- a CDS encoding RAD23 family protein codes for MWAFLVVSGLVLPLWEHGPRFGEAFPLVVVGLLLAAWKAHAAHPGEWFPLLATGSLAVTAVLAGGELVGNAAAGFATGRFLAGLALALGLGWWAWRARSGVVAVTAPAYLAAVWYLAPATAEPGVGFLSQDQYWALRATPHVGPLPELVIVAGAAVAHARSWRWRPWHVLGVAGAVGLLWYPEALVLLLAAGVAAGYDLHVRRPGAWYPLLLLGTGLVVWSLWHPGTPEVPPGTPPTALPGTAFAPPSGNAVISLVPPDPYAPAPVNPYAPAPVNPYAPAPVNPYVPAPSDERIAVVTVLTGVPMSRTEGTATALTGGGDLLLVAAVVLALVAWGCWCRDLVVLLSAAAYAGAARVLLWPVPDPGLWFGGPPLRLGPWHPPVAVVLVAGAAVALATAAPAATRTVGRWAGRPGRWPGP; via the coding sequence ATGTGGGCTTTTCTGGTGGTGTCGGGGCTGGTGCTGCCGCTGTGGGAGCACGGCCCGCGGTTCGGTGAGGCGTTCCCGCTCGTGGTCGTGGGCCTGCTGCTCGCGGCCTGGAAAGCGCATGCCGCGCACCCCGGCGAGTGGTTCCCGCTGCTGGCGACCGGTTCCCTCGCGGTCACCGCGGTGCTCGCGGGCGGTGAGCTGGTCGGGAACGCGGCGGCCGGGTTCGCCACCGGCCGGTTCCTGGCGGGCCTGGCCCTCGCGCTCGGCCTGGGCTGGTGGGCGTGGCGGGCGCGCAGCGGGGTGGTCGCGGTGACCGCGCCGGCCTACCTGGCCGCCGTCTGGTACCTGGCGCCCGCCACCGCCGAGCCGGGGGTGGGGTTCCTGTCCCAGGACCAGTACTGGGCGCTGCGCGCCACGCCGCACGTCGGGCCGCTGCCGGAGCTGGTGATCGTCGCGGGCGCGGCGGTCGCCCACGCGCGGTCGTGGCGGTGGCGGCCGTGGCACGTGCTGGGCGTGGCCGGGGCGGTGGGCCTGCTGTGGTACCCGGAGGCGCTGGTGCTGCTGCTCGCCGCGGGCGTGGCGGCAGGGTACGACCTGCACGTCCGCCGGCCGGGCGCGTGGTACCCGCTGCTGCTGCTCGGGACCGGGCTGGTGGTGTGGTCGCTGTGGCACCCCGGGACCCCGGAGGTGCCGCCCGGCACCCCGCCCACCGCACTGCCCGGGACCGCGTTCGCGCCTCCGTCCGGCAACGCGGTCATCTCCCTGGTCCCGCCCGACCCGTACGCCCCCGCGCCCGTCAACCCGTACGCCCCCGCGCCCGTCAACCCGTACGCCCCCGCGCCCGTCAACCCGTACGTCCCCGCGCCGTCCGACGAGCGGATCGCGGTGGTCACCGTGCTCACCGGCGTGCCGATGAGCCGGACCGAGGGGACGGCGACGGCGCTGACCGGCGGCGGTGACCTGCTCCTCGTCGCCGCCGTCGTGCTGGCGCTGGTCGCGTGGGGGTGCTGGTGCCGGGACCTGGTGGTGCTGCTCTCCGCCGCCGCGTACGCCGGCGCCGCCCGGGTCCTGCTCTGGCCGGTGCCGGACCCGGGGCTGTGGTTCGGGGGCCCGCCACTGCGGCTGGGCCCGTGGCACCCGCCGGTCGCGGTGGTGCTGGTGGCGGGTGCGGCCGTCGCGCTGGCGACGGCCGCACCCGCGGCCACTAGAACGGTTGGGCGTTGGGCTGGAAGACCTGGCCGTTGGCCGGGGCCTTGA
- a CDS encoding alpha/beta hydrolase yields MQLRSRALVLALAAGTAVSGLVGTGPAVAQEAQGATPIQWSACPADVLAEIPAAERTKVSCANHPVPLDHRKPNGAKITIAVMKRPADDQANKIGSLFINPGGPGGAGLIYSAYGSSFFQPEVMKRFDLIGFDPRGVARSSPLRCFQTLEEADEIFGRMSAIPLTRTEIRDTMVATEDYTDACARNAGPLLQHMSTEAVVRDLDLLRQGVGDRQLNFVGFSYGTLIGATYANIFPSRSRALVIDGNVDPALRTSNGAEYDRQRAQGFELALDAFLKRCDAEGDKCAYSEGDPRAKFDEVRDSLRAEPVTLPSGQVVTYDGYVGRVASDLYAPTRFKALATWLQSIYAVLHPSAASFSVQEQAVEPPLANKGGLADVRAGVVSADTPYEFDDSYYGVNCTDKPFLHVPALYPVLAAAWERESPTFGRYQATSDLLTCASWPVSRPDRYAGPWGKRTPNPVVVVGNYYDPATQYKFAQRMARQLGNARLVSVDAFGHCILGDSAGVDTLVTDYLVNLKAPANGQVFQPNAQPF; encoded by the coding sequence ATGCAACTCCGATCCAGAGCGCTGGTTCTGGCCCTGGCCGCGGGCACCGCGGTGTCGGGCCTGGTCGGAACCGGTCCCGCCGTCGCCCAGGAAGCGCAGGGCGCCACCCCCATCCAGTGGTCCGCCTGCCCGGCCGACGTGCTGGCCGAGATCCCCGCGGCGGAGCGGACCAAGGTCAGCTGCGCCAACCACCCGGTCCCCCTGGACCACCGCAAGCCCAACGGCGCGAAGATCACCATCGCGGTGATGAAGCGGCCGGCCGACGACCAGGCCAACAAGATCGGCTCGCTGTTCATCAACCCCGGCGGCCCCGGCGGTGCCGGCCTGATCTACTCCGCCTACGGCTCCTCGTTCTTCCAGCCGGAGGTCATGAAGCGGTTCGACCTGATCGGGTTCGACCCGCGCGGCGTGGCGCGCAGCTCGCCGCTGCGCTGCTTCCAGACCCTGGAGGAGGCCGACGAGATCTTCGGGCGCATGTCGGCGATCCCGCTGACCCGCACCGAGATCCGCGACACCATGGTCGCCACCGAGGACTACACCGACGCGTGCGCGCGCAACGCCGGCCCGCTGCTCCAGCACATGTCCACCGAGGCCGTGGTCCGCGACCTCGACCTGCTGCGGCAGGGCGTGGGCGACCGGCAGCTGAACTTCGTCGGCTTCTCCTACGGCACCCTGATCGGCGCCACCTACGCCAACATCTTCCCGTCGCGGTCCCGCGCGCTGGTGATCGACGGCAACGTCGACCCGGCGCTGCGCACCTCCAACGGCGCCGAGTACGACCGGCAGCGCGCGCAGGGCTTCGAGCTGGCGCTGGACGCCTTCCTCAAGCGCTGCGACGCCGAGGGCGACAAGTGCGCCTACAGCGAGGGCGACCCGCGGGCGAAGTTCGACGAGGTGCGCGACAGCCTGCGCGCCGAGCCGGTCACGCTCCCGTCCGGCCAGGTCGTGACCTACGACGGCTACGTCGGCCGGGTGGCCAGCGACCTGTACGCGCCGACCCGCTTCAAGGCCCTGGCCACGTGGCTCCAGAGCATCTACGCGGTGCTGCACCCGTCCGCGGCGTCGTTCTCGGTGCAGGAGCAGGCCGTCGAACCGCCGCTGGCGAACAAGGGCGGTCTGGCCGACGTCCGCGCGGGCGTCGTCAGCGCGGACACCCCGTACGAGTTCGACGATTCCTACTACGGTGTGAACTGCACCGACAAGCCGTTCCTGCACGTGCCCGCGCTGTACCCGGTGCTGGCCGCCGCGTGGGAGCGGGAGTCGCCGACGTTCGGCCGCTACCAGGCGACCTCCGACCTGCTGACCTGCGCGTCGTGGCCGGTGTCGCGGCCCGACCGCTACGCGGGCCCGTGGGGCAAGCGCACGCCGAACCCGGTCGTCGTGGTGGGCAACTACTACGACCCGGCCACGCAGTACAAGTTCGCCCAGCGCATGGCCCGCCAGCTGGGCAACGCGCGGCTGGTCAGCGTGGACGCGTTCGGGCACTGCATCCTCGGTGACAGCGCGGGCGTGGACACCCTGGTGACCGACTACCTGGTCAACCTCAAGGCCCCGGCCAACGGCCAGGTCTTCCAGCCCAACGCCCAACCGTTCTAG
- a CDS encoding DUF4037 domain-containing protein, with translation MTAERFLPGLELAGRFYREAVEPLVHEHFGPVPHSAARIGEGSEVLGFDTARSADHEWGPRLQLFLDPDDPRADEIREVLSERLPKTFLGWPTHFAGGGDGASAVMTPTDGPVAHRVEVTDLGTWFDRRLGFDPRAGATTRDWLATPTQRLLEVTAGEVFHDGLGRLEPARAALRWYPDDVWRHVLACQWLRISQEEAFVGRCGEVGDELGSAVVAARLVRDLMRLRLLLDRRYPPYSKWLGSAFARYADLVPVLRAVLAAGDWRSREEHLAVAYEHVARVCNGLGLAEPVDPTTRPFHDRPFRVLRADRFSRALAAAVTDPEVAALPLVGAVDQVVDNTDVLSRPDRARGCAFGGG, from the coding sequence GTGACCGCCGAACGGTTCTTGCCGGGCCTGGAACTCGCCGGGCGGTTCTACCGGGAGGCGGTCGAACCGCTGGTCCACGAGCACTTCGGTCCCGTGCCGCACAGCGCGGCCCGGATCGGCGAGGGTTCGGAGGTCCTGGGCTTCGACACCGCGCGGTCGGCCGACCACGAGTGGGGCCCGCGGCTCCAGCTGTTCCTGGACCCCGACGACCCCCGCGCCGACGAGATCCGGGAGGTGCTGTCCGAGCGCCTGCCCAAGACCTTCCTGGGGTGGCCGACGCACTTCGCGGGCGGCGGGGACGGCGCGAGCGCCGTCATGACGCCCACCGACGGGCCGGTGGCGCACCGCGTCGAGGTCACCGACCTGGGCACCTGGTTCGACCGGCGGCTCGGCTTCGACCCGCGCGCGGGCGCCACCACCCGGGACTGGCTCGCCACGCCCACCCAGCGGCTGCTGGAGGTCACGGCCGGCGAGGTGTTCCACGACGGGCTCGGCCGGCTCGAACCGGCGCGGGCGGCGCTGCGCTGGTACCCGGACGACGTGTGGCGGCACGTGCTGGCCTGCCAGTGGCTGCGGATCTCGCAGGAGGAGGCGTTCGTCGGGCGGTGCGGCGAGGTCGGCGACGAGCTCGGGTCGGCCGTGGTGGCGGCCCGGCTGGTGCGCGACCTCATGCGGCTGCGCCTGCTCCTGGACCGCCGCTACCCGCCGTACTCGAAGTGGCTGGGCAGCGCGTTCGCCCGGTACGCCGACCTGGTGCCGGTGCTGCGGGCGGTGCTGGCGGCCGGGGACTGGCGGAGCCGGGAGGAGCACCTGGCGGTGGCGTACGAGCACGTCGCGCGGGTGTGCAACGGCCTGGGGCTGGCCGAGCCGGTCGATCCGACCACCCGGCCGTTCCACGACCGGCCGTTCCGGGTGCTGCGGGCGGACCGGTTCAGCCGGGCCCTGGCCGCGGCGGTCACGGACCCCGAGGTGGCCGCGCTGCCGCTGGTCGGGGCGGTCGACCAGGTCGTGGACAACACCGACGTGCTGTCCCGCCCGGACCGCGCGCGGGGATGCGCCTTCGGCGGGGGGTGA